A stretch of the Kazachstania africana CBS 2517 chromosome 12, complete genome genome encodes the following:
- the SKT5 gene encoding Skt5p (similar to Saccharomyces cerevisiae SKT5 (YBL061C) and SHC1 (YER096W); ancestral locus Anc_7.386) yields MATASNPIHPYKKHLLESQNVPASIFEEGSMKNSMANETQDSSSTEQHSEPRFIQDSDGRPTSVSAGNGTLHSISPSPATSNSHTRNSSYTQNSNKMTPQRATKSYPNMSPMSQMNNSSGNVHNRSMTEAPFTLSDNTTSSISSNAEKNKKRTKSVDLSHMYLLTKNNDTKLTSTNESVADLSHQMISHYLGNENNSSLVPRLKTLEMYRDNVKKSKDPNVLFQYAQYMLQTALTIESSNVLITTNISSKDSENVTQADLKKQFLREAQHYLKKLSIKGYTNAQYLLADAYSSGVFGKVDNKEAYILFQAAAKHGHIESAYRTAHCLEEGLGTTRDSRKSLNFLKFAASRNHASAMFKLGLYSFYGRMGLSNDINTKQNGIKWLSRAAARASELTCAAPYELAKIYEEGFIDIIIPDEKYAMELYIQAATLGHTKSATLLGQIYESGNSVVSQDVSLSVHYYTKAALQGDPVAMLGLCAWYLLGAEPAFEKDETEAFQWASRAAAAGLPKAQFTLGYFYENAKGCDQNMGLAWKWYRIAAENNDPRALNKVNTQEGTKSEKKKTTYNHKKNKSVSTINLFSGSNSNAKTMSSPDKSIRYSNYFSTEGDHLQANEPKPSSEPQFLANPPPPSNVITETNKKNSKLSKRNKKEKSKDKNKDNKKSKDCIIM; encoded by the coding sequence ATGGCAACGGCTTCTAATCCCATCCACCCCTACAAAAAGCATCTTTTGGAGTCTCAAAATGTTCCTGCATCTATCTTTGAAGAAGGTtctatgaaaaattcaatggcTAATGAAACTCAGGACTCATCTTCTACAGAACAGCATTCAGAACCTAGATTTATACAGGACAGTGATGGCAGACCAACTTCTGTTAGTGCAGGAAATGGAACACTGCACTCTATCTCCCCAAGTCCAGCGACATCAAATTCTCATACAAGAAACTCCTCTTATACACAAAATAGTAACAAGATGACCCCGCAAAGAGCTACAAAATCATATCCCAATATGTCTCCAATGTCTCAAATGAATAACTCGTCTGGGAATGTGCATAATAGGTCTATGACAGAGGCTCCATTCACATTATCTGACAATACTACGTCGTCGATCTCTTCAAACGCagaaaagaataagaaaCGTACTAAATCTGTTGATCTATCACACATGTACCTATTAaccaaaaataatgatacaaAATTAACTTCTACCAATGAATCAGTTGCAGATCTTTCGCATCAGATGATCAGTCACTATTTGggaaatgaaaataattcGTCACTAGTACCTAGGTTGAAAACACTCGAAATGTATAGAGATAATgttaaaaaatcaaaagacCCAAATgttttatttcaatatgCTCAATATATGCTGCAAACAGCTTTAACAATAGAGTCTTCAAATGTTCTGATAACAACTAATATATCCTCCAAAGATTCCGAAAACGTGACGCAGGCAGACCTGAAGAAGCAGTTCTTAAGAGAGGCTCAACATTActtaaagaaattgagtATCAAAGGTTACACTAATGCTCAGTATCTCTTGGCTGATGCCTATTCATCGGGTGTTTTTGGTAAAGtagataataaagaagCATATATCCTGTTTCAAGCCGCTGCAAAACATGGTCATATTGAAAGTGCATACAGAACGGCTCATTGCTTAGAGGAAGGCCTGGGTACAACGAGAGACTCAAGAAAgtcattaaatttcttgaaatttgcTGCTAGTAGGAATCATGCATCTGCGATGTTTAAATTAGGTCTGTATTCTTTTTACGGAAGAATGGGTCTTTCGAATGACATAAATACAAAACAAAACGGTATCAAATGGTTATCAAGGGCTGCTGCAAGGGCTAGTGAGTTAACTTGTGCTGCACCTTACGAATTAgcaaaaatttatgaagAAGGTTTCATAGATATTATCATTCCcgatgaaaaatatgcaaTGGAATTATATATTCAGGCTGCAACATTGGGACATACAAAATCTGCCACTTTATTAGGTCAGATCTATGAATCTGGAAATTCAGTAGTCTCGCAAGACGTTTCATTATCCGTTCATTATTATACGAAGGCAGCCTTGCAAGGTGACCCTGTCGCGATGTTAGGTTTATGTGCCTGGTACTTACTTGGTGCAGAGCCCGcctttgaaaaagatgagACAGAAGCTTTTCAATGGGCATCTAGAGCTGCAGCCGCTGGTCTACCAAAAGCCCAGTTTACATTGGGTTATTTTTatgaaaatgcaaaagGCTGTGACCAAAACATGGGGCTTGCATGGAAATGGTATCGTATCGCGgcagaaaataatgatccAAGAGCTCTTAATAAAGTAAATACCCAAGAGGGTACCAAatcagaaaagaagaagacaacCTACAATcataaaaagaataaaagtGTGAGCACCATTAATCTGTTTTCTGGTTCAAATAGTAATGCTAAGACTATGAGCTCCCCTGATAAATCTATAAGATACAGTAACTACTTCTCAACAGAAGGAGACCATTTACAAGCAAATGAACCTAAACCATCGAGCGAACCACAGTTTTTAGCTAATCCACCGCCACCTAGCAATGTAATCACTGAaactaataaaaaaaattctaaactttcaaagagaaataaaaaagaaaaaagcaaagacaaaaataaagataacaAAAAATCGAAAGATTGCATTATTATGTAA
- the YEL1 gene encoding Arf family guanine nucleotide exchange factor YEL1 (similar to Saccharomyces cerevisiae YBL060W; ancestral locus Anc_7.384) has product MTTNVPNHLVERHKEEEQENTRWNVEVSINSTDHTLIESPKMTNIHEFVKARTIKSLKRSDDVDTTVHSLHRGKKDSELIAVQIINGTFAEVPYTNYANFLGSEQNADILNCFIHLISPLPMSLLSVLHKLSSFLYFIAEAQNIDRILEEISKEWIKEYPSTIWKSNYKFCHIILFSLLILNTDLRLTNEESRSSNKFKKRKQTLSEKGFINNTLKAIGSEFSRNGEPFDVDYKYLEHQVTHELFTYYNSLKRNPLPLFSCQQYHPEVAMPTKTFQDQPEHDFSRESVSSHRSTSVPLSESTTKNVGLRKTTSATLSSLHSIADWNYKNNVPLSQLYLKERFDKVLRAVQNPMWSVDSIVEITERDFERLLQYRTHKNNSSHVIETLGARRRSKSFFKWFKKSLKGKTFLSESPETTVSINDKADWVKVRVRIYEGRIFIFKLKQTQIDNQSPESLLLLNMEDFKALNPICVVYNLYETSSELVQNNIILKSRNVFPESNGEDELRSFILYFPKVGKKPRIKIEFKTNDLQLSERYVACMNVWAARLSPIPNEQFESVSNEEYGWSTRFLSAKENSRNIKISKWKPLLSYESFSSFGSELFDMTPVNEKIGKLEILVSWLETVIDDHNQVKKSMMKSCTSNKEQFELVMDNWNSKYLFLSGQYNKRLLYLEALRRLQHEIENIKL; this is encoded by the coding sequence ATGACTACCAATGTGCCGAATCATTTGGTCGAACGGCACAAGGAAgaggaacaagaaaatacgAGGTGGAACGTTGAGGTGAGCATAAATTCTACTGATCATACTTTAATCGAATCACCAAAGATGACAAATATTCATGAGTTTGTCAAGGCTAGGACTATAAAATCGCTCAAACGATCTGATGATGTAGATACAACTGTTCACAGCTTGCATAGGGGCAAGAAAGATAGTGAGCTAATTGCAGTACAAATAATCAATGGCACATTTGCAGAGGTTCCTTACACAAATTATGCCAACTTTCTAGGAAGTGAACAAAATGCAGATATTTTGAACTGTTTTATTCATCTTATAAGTCCATTACCAATGTCACTTCTGTCTGTTTTACACAAATTATCCAGTTTCCTCTATTTCATTGCTGAAGCACAGAATATTGATCGAATATTAGAAGAGATAAGTAAGGAATGGATAAAAGAATATCCTTCAACAATTTGGAAATCAAACTACAAGTTTTGTCATATTATTCTGTTTTCTCTATTAATTCTAAATACTGATCTACGCCTGACAAATGAAGAATCTAGATCTAGTaacaaattcaagaaaCGTAAGCAAACTTTATCTGAAAAAGGCTTCATTAACAATACTTTGAAAGCGATAGGCTCCGAATTCAGTAGGAATGGTGAACCCTTTGATGTTGATTATAAATACTTAGAGCATCAAGTGACCCACGAATTGTTTACATATtataattctttgaaacGGAATCCTTTACCGTTATTCTCATGTCAACAGTACCATCCGGAGGTAGCTATGCCAACTAAAACTTTTCAGGATCAACCAGAGCATGATTTTTCCAGAGAATCCGTCTCCTCACACCGATCAACGTCAGTTCCACTATCTGAATCTACCACCAAAAATGTTGGCTTAAGGAAGACAACATCCGCAACTTTGTCCTCTCTACATAGCATTGCCGATTGGAACTATAAAAATAACGTCCCTCTCTCACAATTATACCTAAAGGAACGTTTTGATAAAGTACTGAGAGCTGTGCAAAATCCAATGTGGTCGGTTGATTCCATTGTTGAAATTACTGAGCGAGATTTTGAGAGATTACTACAATATAGGACGCATAAGAATAATTCAAGTCACGTCATTGAAACACTAGGAGCTCGGAGAAGAagtaaatcatttttcaaatggtTCAAAAAATCACTGAAGGGGAAGACGTTCCTATCGGAATCTCCAGAGACTACAGTTTCTATAAATGATAAAGCAGATTGGGTAAAAGTCCGAGTAAGAATCTATGAAGGtagaatatttattttcaaattgaagcAAACCCAAATAGACAACCAATCACCAGAATCGTTATTACTACTGAATATGGAAGATTTCAAGGCATTGAATCCCATATGCGTCGTTTATAATTTGTATGAAACTAGCAGTGAATTggttcaaaataatataatattgaaatcaagaaatgTGTTCCCTGAGTCTAATGGTGAAGACGAATTAAGAAGTTTCATATTGTACTTTCCAAAAGTTGGAAAGAAACCACGAATAAAGATAGAATTCAAGACCAATGATTTGCAACTATCTGAAAGATATGTGGCATGCATGAACGTTTGGGCAGCAAGATTGAGCCCAATACCAAATGAGCAGTTTGAATCCGTGTCTAACGAAGAATACGGATGGAGCACTAGATTCTTGTCGGCTAAGGAGAATAGTCGTAACATTAAAATCTCAAAATGGAAACCTTTGCTCTCATATGAATCTTTCTCAAGCTTTGGGAGCGAACTGTTCGATATGACTCCAGtgaatgaaaagattggCAAACTAGAAATCCTCGTTTCGTGGCTAGAAACGGTTATTGACGATCATAACCAGGttaagaaatcaatgatgaaatcTTGTACAAGTAATAAGGAACAGTTTGAGCTTGTTATGGATAACTGGAACTCAAAATACTTATTTCTTAGTGGACAGTATAATAAAAG